A window of the Dyadobacter pollutisoli genome harbors these coding sequences:
- a CDS encoding N-acyl homoserine lactonase family protein, translating to MLIALVMLFCTNAYSQNTDYKVYAIKFADSTYPFTIGDWADGGPKTESVEIDFMVWLIKGSNGKGILVDAGFLGDTKDAADFKLAGYIRPDSAILKVGVKPEDITDIILSHPHWDHMGGIGLFPNAQIWMQRDDFEYFVGKAWQKDGNKGGFAKRDVQQIVDLNLKGKVTLVEGDDKQILPGITVYTGSKHTFDSQYVLVNTGKNKVILASDNIWVYYSLEHLAPASPGGTLDPAGYVRAMQRMKSLVSDPKFIIPGHDSAVFGKFPAVSEGVVEIK from the coding sequence ATGCTGATCGCTTTAGTGATGCTATTCTGTACGAATGCGTATTCTCAAAACACTGATTATAAGGTTTATGCCATCAAGTTCGCCGATTCAACCTATCCTTTTACAATTGGTGATTGGGCAGACGGGGGCCCAAAAACGGAAAGTGTCGAGATAGATTTCATGGTCTGGCTGATAAAAGGCAGCAATGGGAAAGGAATATTGGTGGATGCAGGTTTTTTGGGTGATACCAAAGATGCAGCGGATTTCAAGCTAGCCGGTTACATCAGGCCTGATTCCGCGATTTTAAAAGTTGGGGTGAAGCCAGAGGACATCACAGATATTATTTTAAGTCACCCGCATTGGGACCATATGGGTGGCATTGGTCTTTTTCCTAATGCCCAGATATGGATGCAGCGAGACGATTTTGAATATTTTGTAGGAAAGGCCTGGCAAAAAGATGGTAACAAAGGCGGTTTCGCCAAGCGTGATGTTCAACAAATTGTAGACCTGAACCTGAAAGGTAAAGTGACCCTGGTTGAAGGGGATGACAAACAGATACTCCCAGGCATAACCGTATATACAGGGTCGAAACATACATTTGATTCACAGTATGTGCTGGTGAATACGGGCAAGAATAAGGTGATCCTCGCCTCGGACAACATTTGGGTCTATTACAGTCTGGAACATTTAGCGCCTGCTTCGCCGGGTGGTACGCTGGATCCGGCCGGATACGTTAGGGCGATGCAACGAATGAAATCCCTGGTGAGCGATCCAAAGTTCATCATTCCCGGGCATGATTCGGCGGTATTTGGCAAATTTCCCGCTGTTTCTGAGGGCGTTGTCGAAATAAAGTAG